One part of the Musa acuminata AAA Group cultivar baxijiao chromosome BXJ1-5, Cavendish_Baxijiao_AAA, whole genome shotgun sequence genome encodes these proteins:
- the LOC135673145 gene encoding nudix hydrolase 17, mitochondrial-like, translating to MVELVSRRGRTLQRYNSGCRLVAGCIPYRFKKMDKPSLADIDRAIEVMVVSSQKGRELMFPKGGWELDESMQAAASREAFEEAGVRGKFEGKLGKWPSKEQDKIHHMFAMRVTEVLPQWPEMNARERKWVSVAEAREVCKHAWMSEALDKLQELLSTSSEQDNCSAQHALTPLTENSILSCT from the exons ATGGTTGAGTTGGTTTCTCGCCGCGGAAGGACGCTGCAGCGGTACAACTCCGGCTGCCGCCTCGTCGCCGG ATGCATTCCCTACAGGTTCAAGAAGATGGACAAGCCATCTTTAGCAGACATCGATCGAGCGATCGAGGTTATGGTCGTAAGCTCTCAAAAGGGACGTGAACTCATGTTCCCAAAG GGAGGTTGGGAGCTTGACGAAAGCATGCAAGCAGCAGCCTCCAGGGAGGCATTTGAGGAAGCCGGCGTGCGAGGGAAGTTCGAG GGCAAGCTTGGGAAATGGCCTAGCAAGGAGCAAGACAAGATCCACCACATGTTCGCCATGAGAGTCACAGAGGTGCTGCCACAGTGGCCGGAGATGAACGCCCGAGAACGGAAATGG GTGAGCGTGGCAGAAGCAAGAGAAGTATGCAAGCATGCATGGATGAGTGAAGCGCTGGATAAACTGCAAGAGCTTCTATCGACTTCAAGCGAGCAAGACAACTGTTCGGCGCAGCACGCACTGACACCACTGACCGAGAACTCCATTCTTTCCTGTACATAG
- the LOC135673149 gene encoding THO complex subunit 4D-like isoform X1, translating into MATSLDMSLDDLIKNRTGSQRGRGRGPGRGRGRGGSFRGRGMGMLHQGSLRVNSRPSPYKIAKSFSRTKDMIWRHDLFDDSMVAAGISGIETGTKLYISNLDYGVSNEDIRELFSEVGDLKRFAVHYDRTGRPSGSAEVVYTRRSDAMAALKRYNNVQLDGKPMKIEVIGTNLGLPITPRVNVLGGPNGRGKRTVVMTTNRGGFQRGRGRGRGRGSSVRGIGRGSVRGIGRGRGSGRMQNVEKSADDLDKELDTYHAEAMNTS; encoded by the exons ATGGCTACATCTTTGGATATGTCACTGGATGATCTCATTAAAAACCGAACTGGTAGTCAAAGGGGGAGAGGGCGAGGCCCAGGGCGGGGCCGTGGACGTGGTGGTAGCTTTCGTGGAAGGGGAATGGGGATGCTTCATCAAGGCTCTCTCAGGGTTAACAGTCGGCCATCTCCATACAAGATTGCCAAG TCCTTCAGCAGAACAAAGGATATGATATGGAGACATGATCTATTTGATGATAGCATGGTAGCTGCAGGCATTTCAGGAATTGAAACTGGTACAAAACTTTACATCTCGAATTTAGATTATGGGGTCTCCAATGAAGATATAAGG GAGTTGTTCTCTGAAGTTGGTGACCTCAAGCGATTTGCAGTTCATTACGATAGGACTGGTCGCCCAAGT GGTTCAGCAGAAGTGGTGTATACAAGAAGAAGTGATGCCATGGCTGCTTTAAAGCGATATAACAATGTGCAGCTGGATGGGAAACCCATGAAAATAGAAGTTATAGGCACTAATCTAGGCTTGCCTATCACTCCTCGTGTGAATGTTCTTGGCGGTCCAAATGGTAGAGGAAAAAGGACAGTTGTTATGAC GACAAATCGTGGAGGCTTTCAGCGAGGTCGTGGTCGTGGTCGTGGCCGTGGCAGTAGTGTTAGAGGCATTGGTCGTGGCAGTGTTAGAGGCATTGGTCGTGGCCGTGGCAGTGGGAGAATGCAAAACGTTGAGAAGTCAGCAGATGACCTGGATAAGGAGTTGGATACCTATCATGCCGAAGCAATGAACACATCTTAA
- the LOC135673149 gene encoding THO complex subunit 4D-like isoform X2 yields MATSLDMSLDDLIKNRTGSQRGRGRGPGRGRGRGGSFRGRGMGMLHQGSLRVNSRPSPYKIAKSFSRTKDMIWRHDLFDDSMVAAGISGIETGTKLYISNLDYGVSNEDIRELFSEVGDLKRFAVHYDRTGRPSGSAEVVYTRRSDAMAALKRYNNVQLDGKPMKIEVIGTNLGLPITPRVNVLGGPNGRGKRTVVMTPQFVRGGSSSFNRASGTNRGGFQRGRGRGRGRGSSVRGIGRGSVRGIGRGRGSGRMQNVEKSADDLDKELDTYHAEAMNTS; encoded by the exons ATGGCTACATCTTTGGATATGTCACTGGATGATCTCATTAAAAACCGAACTGGTAGTCAAAGGGGGAGAGGGCGAGGCCCAGGGCGGGGCCGTGGACGTGGTGGTAGCTTTCGTGGAAGGGGAATGGGGATGCTTCATCAAGGCTCTCTCAGGGTTAACAGTCGGCCATCTCCATACAAGATTGCCAAG TCCTTCAGCAGAACAAAGGATATGATATGGAGACATGATCTATTTGATGATAGCATGGTAGCTGCAGGCATTTCAGGAATTGAAACTGGTACAAAACTTTACATCTCGAATTTAGATTATGGGGTCTCCAATGAAGATATAAGG GAGTTGTTCTCTGAAGTTGGTGACCTCAAGCGATTTGCAGTTCATTACGATAGGACTGGTCGCCCAAGT GGTTCAGCAGAAGTGGTGTATACAAGAAGAAGTGATGCCATGGCTGCTTTAAAGCGATATAACAATGTGCAGCTGGATGGGAAACCCATGAAAATAGAAGTTATAGGCACTAATCTAGGCTTGCCTATCACTCCTCGTGTGAATGTTCTTGGCGGTCCAAATGGTAGAGGAAAAAGGACAGTTGTTATGAC TCCACAATTTGTTCGAGGTGGTTCAAGTTCTTTTAATCGTGCCTCTGG GACAAATCGTGGAGGCTTTCAGCGAGGTCGTGGTCGTGGTCGTGGCCGTGGCAGTAGTGTTAGAGGCATTGGTCGTGGCAGTGTTAGAGGCATTGGTCGTGGCCGTGGCAGTGGGAGAATGCAAAACGTTGAGAAGTCAGCAGATGACCTGGATAAGGAGTTGGATACCTATCATGCCGAAGCAATGAACACATCTTAA
- the LOC135673149 gene encoding THO complex subunit 4C-like isoform X3, with the protein MCYFGGILISFSRTKDMIWRHDLFDDSMVAAGISGIETGTKLYISNLDYGVSNEDIRELFSEVGDLKRFAVHYDRTGRPSGSAEVVYTRRSDAMAALKRYNNVQLDGKPMKIEVIGTNLGLPITPRVNVLGGPNGRGKRTVVMTPQFVRGGSSSFNRASGTNRGGFQRGRGRGRGRGSSVRGIGRGSVRGIGRGRGSGRMQNVEKSADDLDKELDTYHAEAMNTS; encoded by the exons ATGTGCTATTTTGGTGGAATTCTCATC TCCTTCAGCAGAACAAAGGATATGATATGGAGACATGATCTATTTGATGATAGCATGGTAGCTGCAGGCATTTCAGGAATTGAAACTGGTACAAAACTTTACATCTCGAATTTAGATTATGGGGTCTCCAATGAAGATATAAGG GAGTTGTTCTCTGAAGTTGGTGACCTCAAGCGATTTGCAGTTCATTACGATAGGACTGGTCGCCCAAGT GGTTCAGCAGAAGTGGTGTATACAAGAAGAAGTGATGCCATGGCTGCTTTAAAGCGATATAACAATGTGCAGCTGGATGGGAAACCCATGAAAATAGAAGTTATAGGCACTAATCTAGGCTTGCCTATCACTCCTCGTGTGAATGTTCTTGGCGGTCCAAATGGTAGAGGAAAAAGGACAGTTGTTATGAC TCCACAATTTGTTCGAGGTGGTTCAAGTTCTTTTAATCGTGCCTCTGG GACAAATCGTGGAGGCTTTCAGCGAGGTCGTGGTCGTGGTCGTGGCCGTGGCAGTAGTGTTAGAGGCATTGGTCGTGGCAGTGTTAGAGGCATTGGTCGTGGCCGTGGCAGTGGGAGAATGCAAAACGTTGAGAAGTCAGCAGATGACCTGGATAAGGAGTTGGATACCTATCATGCCGAAGCAATGAACACATCTTAA
- the LOC135673146 gene encoding endoglucanase 6-like isoform X1 — MVSSPRLFWPLLAFLLAVLRPSAAAHDYGDALRKSIIFFEGQRSGKLPHDQRLTWRRDSGLHDGAADGVDLTGGYYDAGDNVKFGFPMAFTTTLMAWSVIDFGKSMGPQHLAEALKAVRWATDYLLKATAVPCVVYVQVGDAFRDHSCWERPEDMDTPRTVYKVDRDHPGSEIAGETAAALAAASIAFRSADPAYSARLLDRAISVFEFADKHRGAYSSSLHDAVCPFYCDVSGYEDELLWGAAWLHKASRRRNYREYIRRNEVILHAGDSINEFGWENKHAGINVLISKEVLMGKDDYLESFRINADNFICSLLPGISDHPQIQYSPGGLLFKAGGSNMQHVTALSFLLLAYSNYLSHAGGRVACGGASASPVTLKRVAKRQVDYILGDNPLGMSYMVGYGARWPRRIHHRGSSLPSVKVHPGRIGCKAGTAYYLSPSPNPNVLVGAVVGGPTNTSDAFPDARPAFQQSEPTTYINAPLLGLLAFFSAHPDPNSWSQD, encoded by the exons ATGGTGTCCTCGCCGCGGCTGTTCTGGCCGTTGCTGGCCTTCCTTCTGGCGGTGCTACGGCCGTCCGCAGCCGCGCATGACTACGGCGATGCTCTCCGCAAGAGCATTATTTTCTTCGAGGGGCAGCGCTCCGGCAAGCTACCACACGACCAGCGCCTCACCTGGCGCCGGGACTCAGGACTCCACGACGGCGCCGCCGACGGG GTGGACCTGACGGGCGGGTACTACGACGCGGGGGACAACGTCAAGTTCGGCTTCCCCATGGCGTTCACCACGACGCTGATGGCTTGGAGCGTCATCGACTTCGGGAAGAGCATGGGGCCGCAGCACTTGGCGGAGGCGCTTAAGGCGGTGCGGTGGGCGACGGACTACCTTCTCAAGGCCACCGCCGTGCCCTGCGTGGTGTACGTCCAGGTCGGCGATGCCTTCCGCGACCACTCCTGCTGGGAGCGCCCCGAGGACATGGACACCCCGAGGACCGTCTACAAGGTGGACCGCGACCACCCCGGCTCCGAAATCGCCGGCGAGACCGCCGCCGCCCTCGCCGCCGCCTCCATCGCCTTCCGCTCCGCCGATCCCGCCTACTCCGCCCGCCTCCTCGATCGCGCCATCTCC GTGTTCGAGTTCGCGGACAAGCACCGGGGCGCCTACAGCAGCAGCCTCCATGACGCGGTGTGCCCGTTCTACTGCGACGTGTCGGGATACGAG GACGAGCTGTTGTGGGGCGCGGCGTGGCTACACAAGGCCTCGCGGAGGCGGAACTACCGCGAGTACATCAGGAGGAACGAGGTGATCCTCCACGCCGGCGACAGCATCAACGAGTTCGGCTGGGAAAACAAGCACGCGGGCATCAACGTCCTCATCTCCAAG GAAGTTTTGATGGGGAAGGATGATTACTTGGAGTCTTTCCGGATAAACGCGGATAACTTCATCTGCTCGCTGCTGCCGGGGATATCTGATCATCCACAAATCCAGTACTCGCCAG GTGGGCTGTTGTTCAAGGCCGGAGGGAGCAACATGCAGCACGTCACGGCGCTCTCCTTCCTGCTCCTCGCCTACTCCAACTACCTCAGCCACGCGGGCGGCCGGGTGGCCTGCGGTGGCGCCTCCGCCTCGCCCGTGACGCTCAAGCGCGTGGCCAAACGTCAG GTGGACTACATACTGGGGGACAACCCGCTGGGGATGTCGTACATGGTGGGGTACGGGGCGCGGTGGCCGCGGCGGATCCACCACCGGGGGAGCTCGCTGCCGTCGGTGAAGGTGCACCCGGGGCGGATCGGGTGCAAGGCCGGGACGGCCTACTACCTCAGCCCGTCGCCCAACCCCAACGTTCTGGTGGGAGCGGTGGTGGGCGGGCCGACCAACACCAGCGACGCCTTCCCCGACGCCCGCCCCGCATTCCAGCAGTCGGAGCCCACCACCTACATCAACGCCCCCCTCCTCGGCCTCCTCGCCTTCTTCTCCGCCCACCCCGACCCCAACTCCTGGTCCCAGGACTAA
- the LOC135673146 gene encoding endoglucanase 6-like isoform X2, with protein MVSSPRLFWPLLAFLLAVLRPSAAAHDYGDALRKSIIFFEGQRSGKLPHDQRLTWRRDSGLHDGAADGVRPPFFGISWCGLVSWGVDLTGGYYDAGDNVKFGFPMAFTTTLMAWSVIDFGKSMGPQHLAEALKAVRWATDYLLKATAVPCVVYVQVGDAFRDHSCWERPEDMDTPRTVYKVDRDHPGSEIAGETAAALAAASIAFRSADPAYSARLLDRAISVFEFADKHRGAYSSSLHDAVCPFYCDVSGYEDELLWGAAWLHKASRRRNYREYIRRNEVILHAGDSINEFGWENKHAGINVLISKEVLMGKDDYLESFRINADNFICSLLPGISDHPQIQYSPGGLLFKAGGSNMQHVTALSFLLLAYSNYLSHAGGRVACGGASASPVTLKRVAKRQVDYILGDNPLGMSYMVGYGARWPRRIHHRGSSLPSVKVHPGRIGCKAGTAYYLSPSPNPNVLVGAVVGGPTNTSDAFPDARPAFQQSEPTTYINAPLLGLLAFFSAHPDPNSWSQD; from the exons ATGGTGTCCTCGCCGCGGCTGTTCTGGCCGTTGCTGGCCTTCCTTCTGGCGGTGCTACGGCCGTCCGCAGCCGCGCATGACTACGGCGATGCTCTCCGCAAGAGCATTATTTTCTTCGAGGGGCAGCGCTCCGGCAAGCTACCACACGACCAGCGCCTCACCTGGCGCCGGGACTCAGGACTCCACGACGGCGCCGCCGACGGGGTAAGGCCACCTTTTTTCGGTATCTCGTGGTGTGGCCTCGTTTCGTGGGGG GTGGACCTGACGGGCGGGTACTACGACGCGGGGGACAACGTCAAGTTCGGCTTCCCCATGGCGTTCACCACGACGCTGATGGCTTGGAGCGTCATCGACTTCGGGAAGAGCATGGGGCCGCAGCACTTGGCGGAGGCGCTTAAGGCGGTGCGGTGGGCGACGGACTACCTTCTCAAGGCCACCGCCGTGCCCTGCGTGGTGTACGTCCAGGTCGGCGATGCCTTCCGCGACCACTCCTGCTGGGAGCGCCCCGAGGACATGGACACCCCGAGGACCGTCTACAAGGTGGACCGCGACCACCCCGGCTCCGAAATCGCCGGCGAGACCGCCGCCGCCCTCGCCGCCGCCTCCATCGCCTTCCGCTCCGCCGATCCCGCCTACTCCGCCCGCCTCCTCGATCGCGCCATCTCC GTGTTCGAGTTCGCGGACAAGCACCGGGGCGCCTACAGCAGCAGCCTCCATGACGCGGTGTGCCCGTTCTACTGCGACGTGTCGGGATACGAG GACGAGCTGTTGTGGGGCGCGGCGTGGCTACACAAGGCCTCGCGGAGGCGGAACTACCGCGAGTACATCAGGAGGAACGAGGTGATCCTCCACGCCGGCGACAGCATCAACGAGTTCGGCTGGGAAAACAAGCACGCGGGCATCAACGTCCTCATCTCCAAG GAAGTTTTGATGGGGAAGGATGATTACTTGGAGTCTTTCCGGATAAACGCGGATAACTTCATCTGCTCGCTGCTGCCGGGGATATCTGATCATCCACAAATCCAGTACTCGCCAG GTGGGCTGTTGTTCAAGGCCGGAGGGAGCAACATGCAGCACGTCACGGCGCTCTCCTTCCTGCTCCTCGCCTACTCCAACTACCTCAGCCACGCGGGCGGCCGGGTGGCCTGCGGTGGCGCCTCCGCCTCGCCCGTGACGCTCAAGCGCGTGGCCAAACGTCAG GTGGACTACATACTGGGGGACAACCCGCTGGGGATGTCGTACATGGTGGGGTACGGGGCGCGGTGGCCGCGGCGGATCCACCACCGGGGGAGCTCGCTGCCGTCGGTGAAGGTGCACCCGGGGCGGATCGGGTGCAAGGCCGGGACGGCCTACTACCTCAGCCCGTCGCCCAACCCCAACGTTCTGGTGGGAGCGGTGGTGGGCGGGCCGACCAACACCAGCGACGCCTTCCCCGACGCCCGCCCCGCATTCCAGCAGTCGGAGCCCACCACCTACATCAACGCCCCCCTCCTCGGCCTCCTCGCCTTCTTCTCCGCCCACCCCGACCCCAACTCCTGGTCCCAGGACTAA
- the LOC135673147 gene encoding glucan endo-1,3-beta-glucosidase 14-like: protein MLPHKASTIFPLSLHRVSSATASALAVLIGIAVSLVRPPPLLVKKKRMRDFRLLYFFCCLLCFCFPHHGPVKVQAFTGTFGINYGRIADNIPPPESVVTLLKAAKIKNVRIYDADHNVLNAFRGSGLDLVVSVSNDHLKDMSVNEDNALSWVKENVQPFLPDTRIREIVIGNEVLGGSDQELPEILLGAIKSVYNALKRLQLADDIMVSTPHSQAVFVNSFPPSSCTFKEDVLVYMKPILDFFSKIGSPFYVNVYPFLAYTYDPDHIDINYALFDSNPGIYDAKTNLHYDNMFDAQIDAAYAALEAAGFDKMEVRVSETGWASSGDENELGATTHNARTYNYNLRKRLFKKKGTPLRPKIVVKAYLFALFNENQKPGASSEKHYGLFKADGSISYDIGFTGLKPSCASPSLLSLKDIHTQSWLAPYSMIITCFIAVIMALTF, encoded by the exons ATGCTTCCACACAAAGCAAGTACAATCTTCCCACTGTCGTTACACAGGGTATCCTCCGCCACCGCCTCTGCGCTTGCAGTTCTCATCGGCATCGCCGTCTCCCTCGTGCGGCCACCTCCGCTGCTAGTGAAGAAGAAAAGGATGCGGGATTTCCGACTGCTGTACTTCTTCTGCTGCCTTTTGTGCTTTTGCTTCCCTCATCACG GCCCAGTGAAGGTTCAGGCATTTACTGGGACCTTTGGGATAAACTATGGCAGGATTGCTGACAATATTCCTCCACCTGAAAGTGTTGTTACACTTCTAAAAGCAGCAAAGATAAAGAATGTGAGAATTTATGATGCAGATCACAATGTGCTCAATGCATTTAGAGGGTCTGGGCTCGATCTGGTTGTGTCAGTCAGCAATGACCATCTGAAAGACATGAGTGTAAATGAAGATAATGCTTTGAGCTGGGTCAAGGAAAATGTGCAGCCATTTCTGCCTGATACTCGCATTCGAGAGATTGTAATTGGGAATGAAGTCTTGGGCGGTTCAGATCAGGAATTGCCAGAAATTCTTTTGGGCGCCATAAAAAGTGTGTACAATGCTCTCAAGAGACTTCAATTGGCAGATGACATAATGGTGTCGACACCACATTCGCAGGCTGTTTTCGTTAATTCCTTCCCTCCCTCATCCTGCACTTTCAAAGAAGATGTCCTCGTTTACATGAAGccaattttggatttcttttcaaaGATTGGCAGTCCCTTCTACGTCAATGTATATCCGTTTCTGGCCTACACCTATGATCCTGATCATATTGATATCAATTatgctctttttgattccaatccTGGAATTTATGATGCAAAGACTAACCTGCACTATGATAACATGTTTGATGCTCAAATAGATGCAGCTTATGCTGCTCTGGAAGCtgctggatttgataaaatggaagtCCGGGTTTCAGAGACGGGTTGGGCCTCTAGTGGGGATGAAAATGAACTAGGAGCTACCACCCACAATGCAAGGACTTACAATTATAATCTTCGTAAACGGCTTTTTAAGAAAAAAGGGACTCCACTCAGGCCAAAGATTGTGGTTAAGGCATATTTGTTTGCCTTGTTTAATGAGAATCAGAAGCCTGGGGCAAGTTCTGAGAAGCACTATGGGCTATTCAAGGCAGATGGGAGTATATCATACGATATTGGCTTTACTGGCCTGAAGCCTTCATGTGCATCCCCATCTCTCTTATCCCTGAAG GATATTCATACGCAAAGTTGGTTAGCACCTTATTCCATGATTATCACATGTTTTATAGCAGTCATTATGGCTTTAACATTTTAA
- the LOC135673150 gene encoding uncharacterized protein LOC135673150: MGSCLGCCTKPAPIIAVDEPSKGLKIQGRLVKKPSISEEFWSTSTYEMENSRAHSQRSISSISTLPQNFDHHGGTGSTSNPPEIVNHGFLLWNQTRQQWIGKGRLESQSKQVQEPRLSWNATYDSLLGSNKPFPQPIPLSEMVEFLVDIWVQEGLYD; the protein is encoded by the exons ATGGG AAGTTGCCTTGGATGTTGTACCAAACCTGCTCCTATTATTGCTGTTGATGAGCCTTCAAAGGGTTTGAAAATCCAAGGTCGATTAGTGAAGAAACCTAGTATATCTGAAGAATTTTGGAGTACAAGCACATATGAAATGGAAAATAGTAGAGCTCATTCACAGAGGAGCATTTCTTCAATTAGCACCTTGCCACAAAACTTTGATCACCATGGTGGAACTGGAAGCACAAGCAATCCTCCGGAAATTGTGAATCATG GTTTTCTTCTATGGAATCAAACAAGACAGCAATGGATTGGAAAAGGAAGGCTTGAAAGCCAGTCAAAGCAAGTTCAAGAACCAAGGTTAAG TTGGAATGCAACATATGACAGTTTGCTTGGGAGCAACAAGCCATTTCCACAGCCCATTCCTCTATCA GAAATGGTAGAGTTTCTTGTGGACATCTGGGTGCAGGAGGGATTGTATGATTGA